A genome region from Pseudomonas anguilliseptica includes the following:
- a CDS encoding gp16 family protein → MKADNRLRLIKLIHVARRELCMDDDTYRLLLSGMKGLGGATSTADLSVPNLYRVLEQLKQRGFKVRPSKKQRPLAADDQSKKIRALWLTLHGMGEVRDPSEEALAKFVLKMTGVQALQWLSSDQASQVIENLKKWQLRVTRAAIKEENV, encoded by the coding sequence GTGAAAGCCGATAACCGTCTGCGCCTGATCAAGCTGATCCACGTCGCCCGCCGCGAGCTGTGCATGGATGACGACACCTACCGTCTGCTGCTCAGCGGCATGAAGGGTTTGGGTGGTGCAACTTCGACGGCCGACCTCAGCGTTCCAAACCTGTACCGGGTTTTGGAACAGCTCAAGCAGCGCGGCTTCAAGGTACGTCCAAGCAAGAAGCAGCGCCCCCTGGCAGCGGACGATCAGTCGAAGAAGATCCGCGCGCTCTGGCTGACGCTGCACGGCATGGGCGAGGTGCGCGATCCGTCCGAGGAAGCCCTGGCCAAGTTCGTCCTGAAGATGACGGGCGTACAGGCCCTGCAGTGGCTCAGCAGCGATCAGGCCAGCCAAGTGATCGAGAATTTAAAGAAGTGGCAACTGCGCGTTACTCGCGCAGCTATTAAGGAGGAGAATGTATGA
- a CDS encoding Mor transcription activator family protein: protein MSDFRSKGPELLLDLTQHIAHALGELIALDNDKAEHVAKEVADRMAAHWGGQNIYFPMGLSIKLSRRDRLIYDKFNGHNQSDLAREFGVSLQWVYKIIKAVRKEEIARRQVDMFSPASDA, encoded by the coding sequence ATGAGCGACTTCCGCAGCAAGGGCCCCGAGCTTCTGCTCGATCTGACCCAGCACATCGCCCATGCCTTGGGCGAGTTGATCGCCCTGGACAACGACAAGGCTGAGCATGTCGCCAAAGAGGTCGCGGATCGTATGGCTGCCCATTGGGGTGGCCAGAACATCTACTTCCCGATGGGGCTGTCGATCAAGCTGAGCCGGCGTGATCGGCTGATCTACGACAAATTCAACGGCCATAACCAGAGCGACCTGGCCCGCGAGTTCGGCGTTTCGCTACAGTGGGTCTACAAGATCATCAAGGCGGTGCGGAAGGAGGAGATCGCGCGTCGTCAGGTAGATATGTTCAGCCCGGCCAGCGACGCCTGA
- a CDS encoding IS5 family transposase has protein sequence MKQMTFADAEYAGKRKQTRKELFLIEMDRVVPWKGLIALIEPHYPKGEGGRPSYPLMAMLRVHLMQNWFGYSDPAMEEALYETTILRQFAGLTLERIPDETTILNFRRLLEKHELAAGILAVINGYLGDRGLSLRQGTIVDATLINAPSSTKNKNGKRDPEMHSTKKGNQYYFGMKAHIGVDDESGLVHSVVGTAANVADVTQVDKLLHGEENMVGADAGYTGVEKRPEHEGRQVIWQVAARRSTYKKLGKRSALYKAKRKIEKAKAQVRAKVEHPFRVIKRQFGYVKTRFRGLVKNTAQLVTLFALSNLWMARRHLLTNAGEVRP, from the coding sequence ATGAAGCAGATGACCTTCGCCGACGCCGAGTACGCCGGCAAGCGCAAGCAGACCCGCAAAGAATTGTTCCTGATCGAGATGGATCGGGTAGTGCCATGGAAAGGGTTGATCGCTTTGATCGAGCCGCATTATCCAAAGGGTGAAGGCGGCCGACCGTCCTATCCGCTGATGGCGATGCTGCGAGTGCATCTGATGCAAAACTGGTTCGGTTACAGCGATCCGGCGATGGAAGAGGCGCTGTACGAGACCACCATCCTACGCCAGTTTGCCGGGCTGACTCTGGAGCGCATTCCTGACGAAACCACCATCCTCAACTTCCGCCGCTTGCTGGAAAAACACGAACTGGCTGCCGGCATCCTGGCCGTGATCAATGGCTACCTGGGTGACCGTGGTTTGTCGCTGCGCCAAGGCACCATCGTCGATGCCACGCTGATCAACGCGCCGAGTTCAACCAAGAACAAGAACGGTAAGCGTGACCCTGAGATGCACTCAACCAAGAAAGGCAATCAGTATTACTTCGGCATGAAGGCGCACATCGGGGTGGATGACGAGTCTGGCTTGGTGCACAGCGTGGTGGGTACTGCCGCCAACGTGGCGGATGTCACCCAGGTCGATAAGCTGCTGCACGGCGAGGAAAACATGGTGGGGGCCGATGCCGGATATACCGGTGTCGAGAAGCGCCCCGAGCATGAGGGCCGTCAAGTGATCTGGCAGGTTGCAGCACGGCGTAGCACTTACAAGAAACTCGGTAAGCGCAGCGCGCTGTACAAAGCCAAGCGCAAAATCGAGAAGGCCAAGGCCCAAGTGCGAGCCAAGGTCGAGCATCCGTTTCGGGTGATCAAGCGTCAGTTCGGTTATGTGAAGACGCGCTTCCGTGGCCTGGTCAAAAACACGGCGCAACTGGTGACTTTATTCGCGCTGTCAAATCTGTGGATGGCGCGCCGACATTTACTGACGAATGCAGGAGAGGTGCGCCCGTAA
- the asd gene encoding aspartate-semialdehyde dehydrogenase codes for MKRVGLIGWRGMVGSVLMQRMLEEQDFDLIEPVFFTTSNVGGQGPSIGKETAPLKDAYSIDELKSLDVILTCQGGDYTSEVFPKLREAGWQGYWIDAASSLRMDDGSVIVLDPVNRKVIDQQLDAGTKNYIGGNCTVSLMLMALGGLYEAGLVEWMSAMTYQAASGAGAQNMRELIKQMGAINASVADELADPASAILDIDRKVAEAMRGESFPVDNFGVPLAGSLIPYIDKELPNGQSREEWKGQAETNKILGRFKSPIPVDGLCVRIGAMRCHSQALTIKLNKDVPLSDIEGLISQHNPWVKLVPNQREASIRELGPTAVTGTLSVPVGRLRKLNMGSQYLGAFTVGDQLLWGAAEPLRRMLRILLER; via the coding sequence ATGAAACGTGTAGGTCTGATCGGTTGGCGCGGCATGGTGGGTTCCGTGCTGATGCAACGCATGCTGGAAGAGCAGGATTTCGACTTGATCGAACCGGTGTTCTTTACCACCTCCAATGTCGGCGGCCAAGGCCCTTCTATTGGCAAGGAAACGGCGCCTTTGAAGGACGCCTACAGCATTGACGAGCTGAAAAGCCTGGACGTGATTCTGACCTGTCAGGGTGGCGACTACACCAGCGAAGTCTTCCCCAAGCTGCGCGAAGCTGGCTGGCAGGGCTACTGGATCGATGCCGCCTCGTCGTTGCGCATGGATGACGGCTCGGTCATCGTGCTCGATCCGGTCAACCGCAAGGTGATTGATCAGCAGCTCGATGCTGGCACCAAGAACTATATCGGCGGCAACTGCACCGTCAGTTTGATGCTGATGGCCCTGGGCGGTCTGTACGAGGCAGGCCTGGTCGAGTGGATGAGTGCCATGACCTATCAGGCGGCTTCCGGCGCCGGCGCGCAGAACATGCGTGAGCTGATCAAGCAGATGGGCGCGATCAACGCCTCGGTAGCCGATGAACTGGCTGACCCGGCCAGTGCAATCCTGGATATCGACCGCAAAGTGGCCGAAGCCATGCGCGGCGAGTCGTTCCCAGTCGACAACTTCGGCGTGCCGCTGGCCGGCAGCCTGATTCCCTACATCGATAAGGAGCTGCCGAACGGCCAGAGCCGTGAAGAATGGAAGGGCCAGGCGGAAACCAACAAGATTCTTGGCCGTTTCAAGAGCCCGATCCCGGTCGACGGTCTGTGCGTGCGCATCGGCGCCATGCGTTGCCACAGCCAGGCGCTGACCATCAAGCTGAACAAGGATGTGCCGCTGTCGGACATCGAAGGCCTGATCAGCCAGCACAACCCTTGGGTCAAGCTGGTGCCAAACCAGCGTGAAGCGAGCATCCGCGAACTGGGCCCGACCGCTGTGACCGGCACTCTGAGTGTACCGGTCGGTCGTCTGCGCAAGCTCAACATGGGCTCGCAGTACCTCGGTGCGTTCACTGTAGGTGATCAGCTGCTGTGGGGGGCTGCTGAGCCGCTGCGGCGCATGCTGCGCATCCTGTTGGAGCGTTAA
- a CDS encoding aspartate-semialdehyde dehydrogenase, whose translation MTRTFDIAVIGATGSVGETLVQLLEEREFPVANLHLVASGESAGRSLSYKGKNLRVRDLETFDFASVRLVFLAAGSKVTQKYAAQAAAAGCAVIDLASGLPAAQAPRVIPEVNPEALASLAAPYVLTSPSAPGIALAAVLAALPGSVSIRRVTVTACLAVSSRGREGVSELARQTAELLNGRAFEPQLFDRQMAFNLLAQVEQTDSAGHAGLERQVADELKELLGLPELQAAVTCIQVPVFFGDSLSVSLQAESAVDLKQVYAALDAAAALELVGLDDYPTAVGDAVGQDVVYVGRVRGGLADPAELNLWITSDNVRKGAALNAVQLAELLIKHYL comes from the coding sequence ATGACCCGTACTTTTGATATTGCCGTAATCGGCGCCACCGGCAGTGTTGGCGAAACCCTGGTGCAGCTGCTGGAAGAACGCGAGTTCCCGGTGGCCAATCTGCATCTGGTCGCCAGCGGTGAATCGGCCGGGCGTTCCTTGTCCTACAAGGGCAAGAACCTGCGCGTACGTGACCTGGAAACCTTCGACTTTGCCAGTGTGCGGCTGGTGTTCTTGGCTGCTGGCAGCAAGGTGACGCAGAAGTATGCCGCGCAAGCTGCTGCGGCTGGCTGCGCAGTGATTGATCTGGCCAGTGGTTTGCCGGCCGCGCAGGCACCACGGGTGATTCCTGAGGTCAATCCTGAGGCATTGGCGAGTTTGGCCGCCCCCTACGTGTTGACCAGCCCAAGTGCTCCGGGTATTGCGCTGGCAGCTGTGCTGGCGGCGTTACCTGGGTCGGTCAGCATTCGCCGAGTGACAGTGACCGCATGCCTGGCAGTCTCCAGTCGCGGGCGGGAAGGGGTTTCAGAGTTGGCGAGGCAGACCGCCGAGCTGCTTAATGGTCGGGCGTTCGAGCCGCAGTTATTTGATCGGCAAATGGCTTTCAATCTGCTGGCGCAGGTCGAGCAGACGGATAGTGCCGGGCATGCTGGGTTGGAGCGGCAGGTTGCTGACGAGCTCAAGGAGTTGCTGGGATTGCCTGAATTGCAGGCTGCAGTGACCTGCATCCAGGTGCCGGTGTTTTTTGGCGACAGTCTGAGTGTTTCACTGCAGGCCGAGTCGGCCGTCGACCTGAAGCAGGTCTACGCCGCTCTGGACGCCGCGGCGGCTCTGGAATTGGTGGGGTTGGATGATTATCCGACTGCGGTCGGCGACGCAGTAGGCCAGGATGTGGTCTATGTTGGCCGAGTCCGCGGCGGTTTGGCTGATCCAGCTGAACTCAATTTGTGGATTACGTCTGATAACGTGAGAAAAGGCGCAGCGCTAAATGCTGTGCAATTAGCCGAGTTGTTGATAAAACACTATCTGTAA
- a CDS encoding FimV/HubP family polar landmark protein: protein MVRVRKLVLAIAAASALSSGMAHALGLGEVTLQSALNQPLVAEIELLEVRDLASNEVIPTLASPEAFNKAGVDRQFFLADLKFTPVLKPNGKSVIRVTSSKPMREPYLNFLVEVLWPNGRLLREYTLLLDPPLYTPQSVIPATAQMPVATPTPAPRAQAPAPAPRPATAAVQPVAPAAPAAPAAPAAKPLEGNEYKTTANDTLWEIAQRARAGGSVHQAMLAIQDLNPDAFIGGNINRLKSGQVLRLPDEQQVKSRAQGEALAQVAEQNAAWREGRSVAASARQLDATKRTSAAATPAKVETGDSLKLVAADSGKATAGSDKGAADSKALTDKLAVTQESLDSSRRENDELKGRMTDLQSQLDKLQRLIQLKDDQMAKLQADLAVQGQVPAVAPAVPEAPVAETPVAPVEPAPEAAPQDPAAAAPVVPAATGETDFNYSEEPAAQPETAAPVAVEPAPIAAPEPAPVTPAAPVAEAPVVAEPQAESSAIDDLLANPMLLGAAGGGALLILLVALMMLSRRNALKEAELQESLAADEGASDLGAGLDLPDDSFAGMADDLDSQQADLPGEECVTAQTGDALGEADIYIAYGRFPQAAELLQGAINDEPQRSDLRLKLMEVYAEMGDRNGFARQDSELREIGGSAAELDQIKARYPVMAVAAGAGFAAAAAAEENLDSFSLDDLALDEPSPKAATGDQDDAFDLSLDDLESELDRDLQAAGNTASLDDLDSLSLDDDMDFSSPVEQADSKDDDLGFDLSLPGSGDSGLDLGGDLADFSLDLDTPAKPAAAAEDDLLLSLDDEPSAAPVVAEPGFDLPDEQASGDFDLSADFDLSLNDEAPVQSSSDSFAAQLDDVSAELDLLSDDLDQPAGLDEPASAAPSSMDNDDDFDFLSGTDETATKLDLARAYIDMGDTEGARDILDEVIAEGSEGQQNEARELIAKLV, encoded by the coding sequence ATGGTTCGGGTTCGCAAACTGGTGCTGGCAATCGCAGCTGCTTCGGCGCTGTCATCCGGTATGGCGCACGCGCTGGGGCTGGGTGAAGTTACCCTGCAGTCGGCGCTCAATCAGCCCTTGGTGGCTGAGATTGAGTTGCTGGAAGTGCGTGACCTGGCTTCCAACGAAGTAATACCGACCCTGGCATCCCCGGAAGCATTCAATAAAGCCGGCGTTGATCGTCAGTTCTTCCTGGCTGACCTGAAGTTCACCCCGGTACTTAAACCCAATGGCAAGAGCGTCATTCGGGTTACCTCCAGCAAACCAATGCGTGAGCCGTACCTGAACTTCTTGGTTGAGGTGCTCTGGCCGAATGGCCGTTTGCTGCGTGAATACACCCTGCTGCTTGATCCGCCGCTGTACACCCCGCAGAGCGTTATTCCTGCCACCGCGCAGATGCCTGTGGCAACACCGACACCAGCGCCCCGCGCACAGGCTCCAGCACCTGCGCCGCGTCCAGCAACTGCTGCGGTTCAGCCGGTCGCTCCAGCGGCTCCGGCAGCACCTGCCGCCCCAGCAGCCAAGCCGCTGGAAGGCAACGAATACAAAACCACTGCCAACGACACCCTCTGGGAAATTGCCCAGCGTGCGCGTGCCGGCGGTAGCGTGCATCAGGCCATGTTGGCGATCCAGGACTTGAATCCGGATGCCTTTATCGGCGGCAACATCAACCGTCTGAAAAGTGGCCAGGTACTGCGTCTGCCTGATGAGCAGCAGGTCAAGAGTCGTGCTCAGGGTGAAGCCCTTGCTCAGGTTGCCGAGCAGAATGCCGCCTGGCGTGAAGGCCGCAGTGTAGCTGCCAGCGCCCGTCAGCTGGATGCCACCAAACGCACCAGCGCCGCCGCGACTCCAGCCAAGGTTGAAACTGGCGATAGCCTGAAACTGGTTGCTGCTGACAGCGGTAAAGCTACTGCCGGCAGCGACAAGGGCGCCGCCGACAGCAAAGCGTTGACTGACAAATTGGCCGTGACCCAGGAGAGCCTGGATTCCAGCCGCCGTGAAAACGACGAGCTGAAAGGCCGCATGACGGATCTGCAGAGCCAGCTCGACAAGCTGCAGCGTCTGATCCAGTTGAAAGACGATCAAATGGCCAAGTTGCAGGCTGATCTCGCTGTGCAAGGTCAGGTGCCTGCTGTTGCACCCGCGGTCCCGGAAGCTCCTGTAGCTGAAACCCCGGTCGCACCAGTTGAACCAGCTCCTGAAGCTGCGCCACAAGATCCAGCGGCTGCGGCGCCGGTTGTGCCAGCTGCAACCGGCGAGACAGATTTTAATTACAGCGAGGAGCCCGCTGCTCAGCCAGAGACCGCAGCGCCTGTTGCGGTTGAGCCAGCTCCGATTGCTGCTCCCGAGCCAGCTCCGGTCACGCCTGCTGCCCCTGTTGCCGAAGCGCCTGTAGTTGCCGAGCCGCAGGCTGAAAGCAGTGCTATTGATGATCTGTTGGCCAATCCGATGTTGCTGGGTGCTGCAGGCGGCGGTGCACTGCTTATATTGCTGGTTGCGCTGATGATGCTGTCGCGCCGCAATGCGCTGAAAGAAGCCGAATTGCAGGAAAGCCTGGCCGCTGATGAGGGGGCGTCCGATCTGGGGGCTGGTCTGGACCTGCCGGATGACAGCTTTGCTGGCATGGCTGATGATCTGGATAGTCAGCAAGCTGATCTGCCTGGCGAAGAGTGCGTGACTGCGCAAACCGGCGATGCACTGGGTGAGGCGGATATTTACATCGCCTATGGCCGCTTCCCTCAGGCTGCTGAATTGCTGCAAGGCGCCATCAATGATGAGCCGCAGCGTAGTGATCTGCGTCTGAAATTGATGGAGGTCTACGCCGAGATGGGTGACCGTAATGGTTTCGCCCGTCAGGACAGCGAGCTGCGTGAGATTGGTGGCAGTGCTGCCGAGCTTGATCAGATCAAGGCCCGCTACCCGGTCATGGCAGTTGCTGCCGGCGCTGGTTTTGCCGCAGCAGCTGCTGCTGAAGAGAATCTAGACAGCTTCAGTCTGGACGATCTGGCCCTGGACGAGCCTAGCCCGAAAGCGGCCACTGGCGATCAGGACGATGCGTTCGATCTGAGTCTGGACGATCTTGAGTCTGAACTGGATCGTGATCTGCAAGCTGCTGGTAATACTGCCTCGCTGGATGATCTGGATAGCTTGTCACTGGATGACGATATGGATTTCAGTTCGCCAGTTGAGCAAGCCGACAGCAAGGATGACGACCTGGGTTTTGATCTGAGCCTGCCTGGAAGCGGCGACAGCGGTCTTGATCTGGGCGGCGATCTGGCTGACTTCAGTCTGGATCTGGATACTCCGGCCAAGCCTGCAGCAGCTGCCGAAGATGACTTACTGCTGAGTCTGGATGATGAGCCAAGTGCGGCGCCGGTTGTGGCTGAGCCAGGTTTTGATCTGCCGGATGAGCAGGCGAGCGGTGATTTCGATCTGTCGGCTGATTTCGATCTGTCACTAAATGATGAAGCGCCTGTGCAGTCCTCAAGCGACAGCTTTGCTGCTCAACTGGATGACGTCAGCGCTGAGCTGGATTTGCTGTCTGATGACCTGGATCAACCAGCTGGCCTGGATGAGCCGGCCAGTGCCGCTCCGTCCAGCATGGATAATGACGATGACTTCGACTTCCTCTCGGGTACCGACGAGACGGCAACCAAGCTCGATCTGGCGCGTGCCTACATCGATATGGGTGATACCGAAGGTGCTCGCGATATCCTCGATGAAGTCATCGCCGAAGGTAGCGAAGGTCAGCAAAATGAAGCGCGTGAGCTGATCGCTAAATTGGTCTGA
- the truA gene encoding tRNA pseudouridine(38-40) synthase TruA, producing the protein MSDGLTTTAADSAAVGVFKIALGVEYKGSRYRGFQRQRAGVPSIQESLEKALAKVAGGVPVTLSCAGRTDALVHASAQVVHFNTPVERSMHAWVMGANMNLPGDISVTWAKSMPAHFDARFCARARRYRYVIYNDQIRPAHMAEEVTWNHRPLDVERMRQASRAFIGTHDFSAFRARQCQAKSPIKTVHHLELLQHGRFIVLDIRANAFLHHMVRNIAGVLMTIGAGERPVEWAQEVLETRVRRTGGVTAHPFGLYLVQVDYPEEFDLPKRYLGPHFLSGLPDVAADA; encoded by the coding sequence ATGTCTGATGGTCTTACTACAACGGCAGCCGATTCGGCTGCCGTTGGCGTTTTCAAGATAGCCTTGGGTGTCGAGTACAAAGGTTCGCGCTATCGCGGTTTTCAGCGCCAGCGTGCCGGTGTGCCTTCAATTCAGGAATCGCTGGAAAAGGCCCTGGCGAAAGTCGCCGGTGGTGTTCCCGTAACGCTAAGCTGCGCTGGGCGTACCGATGCGCTGGTGCATGCCAGTGCCCAGGTGGTGCATTTCAATACGCCGGTCGAGCGCTCCATGCATGCTTGGGTCATGGGCGCGAATATGAATTTGCCCGGTGATATCAGCGTGACCTGGGCCAAGTCGATGCCGGCGCACTTTGATGCGCGTTTTTGCGCCCGGGCGCGGCGTTACCGTTATGTGATCTATAACGACCAGATTCGTCCGGCGCATATGGCCGAAGAAGTAACCTGGAACCACCGGCCATTGGATGTCGAGCGCATGCGTCAGGCGTCCCGCGCATTTATTGGTACCCATGATTTCAGCGCTTTCCGTGCGCGCCAGTGTCAGGCCAAGTCGCCGATCAAGACGGTGCATCACCTGGAGTTGCTGCAACACGGTCGTTTTATCGTGCTGGATATTCGCGCCAATGCCTTTCTGCATCATATGGTGCGCAATATCGCCGGGGTGCTGATGACCATTGGTGCGGGCGAGCGGCCGGTGGAGTGGGCGCAGGAAGTGCTGGAGACCCGCGTGCGGCGTACCGGTGGAGTGACTGCGCACCCCTTTGGTTTGTATTTGGTGCAGGTTGATTACCCCGAGGAGTTCGACTTGCCCAAGCGCTATTTGGGACCGCACTTTCTTTCCGGCTTGCCGGATGTGGCGGCTGACGCCTAA
- a CDS encoding phosphoribosylanthranilate isomerase — protein MSAVRSKICGITRIEDALSAVEAGADAIGLVFYAKSPRAVTLQQARSIIAALPPFVTTVGLFVDASRCELGEILDAVSLDLLQFHGDESPEDCDGYHRPYIKALRVKPGDDIAAQVALYRGASGVLLDTYVPGIPGGTGEAFDWSLVPQGLSKPVILAGGLTAENVTQAIAQVRPYAVDVSGGVEKAKGIKDAEKIRAFMQAVKTV, from the coding sequence TTGTCAGCCGTTCGCAGCAAGATTTGTGGCATTACCCGCATAGAGGATGCATTGTCGGCTGTCGAGGCGGGGGCTGATGCAATTGGCCTAGTGTTCTATGCCAAGAGCCCACGCGCGGTCACGCTGCAGCAAGCGCGCTCGATCATTGCTGCTTTGCCGCCTTTTGTGACCACGGTGGGCCTGTTTGTTGATGCCAGTCGCTGTGAGTTGGGTGAGATTCTCGATGCCGTGTCGCTGGATTTACTGCAGTTCCATGGCGACGAGAGTCCGGAAGACTGTGATGGCTACCATCGCCCCTATATCAAGGCGTTGCGGGTCAAGCCGGGCGATGACATTGCTGCGCAGGTGGCGCTGTACCGGGGTGCCAGCGGCGTATTGCTGGACACCTATGTGCCAGGCATTCCGGGTGGTACGGGCGAAGCATTCGATTGGTCGCTGGTGCCTCAAGGCTTGAGCAAACCGGTTATTCTGGCGGGCGGCCTGACGGCTGAGAATGTTACGCAGGCCATCGCTCAGGTGCGTCCCTATGCCGTGGATGTCAGTGGCGGCGTGGAAAAGGCCAAGGGCATCAAGGATGCCGAGAAGATTCGCGCTTTTATGCAGGCGGTAAAGACTGTTTGA
- the accD gene encoding acetyl-CoA carboxylase, carboxyltransferase subunit beta: protein MSNWLVDKLIPSIMRSEVKKSSVPEGLWHKCPSCDSVLYKPELEKTLDVCPKCNHHMRIDARARLDIFLDAEGREELGADLEPVDRLKFRDSKKYKDRLAGAQKQTGEKDALVSIRGTLEGMPIVTCAFEFSFMGGSMGAIVGERFVRAANAALEQRCPLVCFSASGGARMQEALISLMQMAKTSAVLARLREEGIPFISVLTDPVYGGVSASLAMLGDVIVAEPRALIGFAGPRVIEQTVREKLPEGFQRSEFLLEHGAIDMIIHRAELRPRLARLLAQLMGLPSPVALPATA from the coding sequence ATGAGCAACTGGTTGGTAGACAAACTGATCCCATCGATCATGCGTTCCGAGGTCAAGAAGAGTTCGGTGCCCGAAGGCCTGTGGCACAAGTGCCCGTCCTGTGATTCGGTGCTGTACAAGCCCGAGCTGGAAAAGACCCTGGATGTTTGCCCCAAGTGCAATCACCACATGCGTATCGATGCCCGCGCGCGCCTGGATATTTTCTTAGATGCTGAAGGACGTGAAGAGCTGGGGGCCGACCTTGAGCCTGTTGATCGCCTGAAGTTTCGCGACAGCAAGAAGTACAAGGATCGCCTTGCTGGCGCGCAAAAGCAGACCGGTGAGAAAGACGCCTTGGTGTCGATTCGCGGCACCCTGGAAGGCATGCCGATTGTGACCTGCGCGTTCGAGTTCTCCTTTATGGGGGGGTCGATGGGCGCCATCGTTGGTGAGCGCTTTGTCCGTGCCGCCAATGCTGCGCTGGAGCAACGTTGCCCGCTGGTGTGCTTCTCCGCGTCCGGTGGCGCACGTATGCAGGAAGCGTTGATCTCGCTGATGCAGATGGCCAAGACGTCGGCCGTGTTGGCGCGCCTGCGTGAGGAAGGTATTCCATTTATTTCCGTGCTGACTGACCCCGTGTACGGCGGTGTGTCGGCCAGTTTGGCCATGCTCGGTGATGTGATTGTTGCTGAGCCCCGCGCTCTGATTGGCTTTGCCGGCCCGCGCGTGATCGAGCAGACCGTGCGCGAGAAACTGCCGGAAGGCTTCCAGCGCAGCGAATTCCTGCTGGAACACGGTGCCATCGATATGATCATTCACCGCGCTGAACTGCGTCCGCGCTTGGCGCGTCTGCTCGCTCAGCTGATGGGGCTGCCGTCGCCTGTAGCCTTGCCGGCGACTGCATGA
- the folC gene encoding bifunctional tetrahydrofolate synthase/dihydrofolate synthase: MTERSLADWLSYLEQLHPSAIDMGLERSRIVLQRLGLAKLAPRVITVTGTNGKGSTCAFIASLLQLQGLKVGVYSSPHLLRYNERVQIAGVEATDAMLCEAFSVVEAARRDTSLTYFEMGTLAAFWLFQQAGLDALVLEVGLGGRLDAVNLLDADIALVTSIGIDHADWLGDTRESVAFEKAGIFRAGKPALCGDLEPPQPLLDQVALLDAPFFLRGRDYDLSIKAQDWSWYGLNHQGEVLTLAHLPLLDLPMENAALALQAYAVMQLPWRPELISQALQQTRVIGRLDRRMLNWQGKSLTLLLDVGHNPHAAEYLAQRLASRSRSGKRLAVFGLLADKDLPGVVAPLLSEVDSWAVAALPASRTRAASELQAHLQNAGAQVVAYVSVQAALEAQCEQASDGDEVLLFGSFYCVAEALDWLARQANGGVQDGFAG, from the coding sequence ATGACCGAGCGCTCCCTTGCCGATTGGCTGAGCTATCTGGAGCAGCTGCATCCCAGCGCCATTGATATGGGGCTGGAGCGTTCGCGGATCGTGCTGCAGCGCCTTGGCCTGGCCAAGCTGGCGCCGCGGGTGATTACCGTCACCGGAACCAATGGCAAGGGTTCGACCTGTGCATTTATTGCCTCGCTGCTCCAGCTGCAGGGCCTCAAAGTCGGGGTCTACAGCTCACCGCACCTGTTGCGTTACAACGAGCGCGTGCAGATCGCTGGCGTTGAAGCCACTGATGCCATGCTCTGTGAGGCTTTCTCCGTGGTCGAGGCCGCGCGTCGAGACACTTCACTGACCTATTTTGAGATGGGCACTCTGGCCGCTTTCTGGTTATTCCAGCAAGCTGGGCTGGATGCTCTGGTGCTGGAAGTTGGCCTTGGTGGTCGGCTGGATGCAGTGAATCTGCTGGATGCTGATATCGCGCTGGTCACCAGTATTGGCATTGATCACGCCGACTGGCTGGGTGATACCCGTGAGTCGGTCGCTTTCGAGAAAGCTGGTATCTTCCGTGCCGGAAAACCCGCTCTGTGCGGCGATCTTGAGCCACCACAGCCTCTGCTCGATCAAGTGGCGCTGCTCGACGCTCCATTCTTCCTGCGTGGCCGTGACTATGACCTGAGCATTAAGGCGCAGGATTGGTCCTGGTACGGCCTTAATCATCAAGGCGAAGTACTGACGCTGGCGCATTTGCCGCTGCTCGACCTGCCCATGGAAAATGCTGCCCTGGCTCTGCAGGCTTACGCAGTGATGCAGCTGCCCTGGCGGCCCGAGCTGATCAGCCAGGCTTTGCAGCAGACTCGGGTGATCGGGAGACTGGATCGCAGAATGCTCAATTGGCAGGGTAAGTCACTCACGCTGCTGCTCGATGTTGGGCATAATCCCCATGCTGCCGAGTATCTCGCTCAGCGTTTGGCCAGCCGTTCGCGATCAGGTAAGCGTCTGGCTGTATTTGGTTTGCTGGCTGATAAGGACCTGCCCGGTGTGGTGGCGCCTTTGCTGAGCGAAGTGGACAGTTGGGCGGTGGCGGCTTTGCCGGCCAGCCGCACGCGGGCAGCCAGCGAGCTGCAGGCGCATCTGCAAAACGCTGGGGCGCAAGTCGTCGCTTATGTCAGCGTGCAGGCCGCGCTTGAGGCTCAGTGTGAGCAGGCTTCGGATGGGGATGAAGTGCTGCTGTTTGGATCTTTCTACTGCGTGGCCGAGGCCCTGGATTGGCTGGCCCGCCAAGCCAATGGGGGCGTGCAGGATGGCTTTGCTGGATAA